A single region of the Pseudomonas sp. GGS8 genome encodes:
- a CDS encoding cyclic peptide export ABC transporter, with protein MTSNSRGAISEVLSLLKPYRVVVVLSILLGMLGGLSITALLATINDALNAEGSPTPRVLVTFVGLCVLALVTSILSDIGTNHVGQRIIAGLRKSLGEKVLLAPIEQIERYRSHRLIPVLTHDVDTVSSFAFSFAPLAIAFTVTLGCLSYLAYLSLPMFALLLVALVIGTVVQYVARAKGIKGFEAAREAEDDLQKHYNAIAAGAKELRIHRPRRQRMFSQRIEGTADYICDTHIRSINTFVVAKTFGSMLFFVVIGLALALQSFWLGTDKAVLSGFVLVLLYMKGPLEYLIINLPVVSRANIAFKRIAELAEQFSSPEPHLLLRDTGSEKKATVQQLQMNDVHYAFPAVKGSAAFELGPVNLTIAQGEIVFIVGENGGGKTTLIKLLLGLYAPQRGEVCVDGKVVDAKGRDDYRQLFTTIFADYYLFDELVQGDQQVPEDANRYLERLEIAHKVSIQDGAFSTTDLSTGQRKRLALLNAWLEERPVLVFDEWAADQDPAFRRIFYTELLPELKYLGKTIIVISHDDRYFDVADQLVRMEGGKLVAQKKPLTTA; from the coding sequence ATGACCTCGAATTCCCGCGGAGCCATCAGTGAAGTCCTCAGCCTGCTCAAGCCTTACCGGGTCGTCGTGGTGCTGTCGATCCTGCTGGGCATGCTGGGTGGACTCAGCATCACCGCGCTGCTAGCCACCATCAACGACGCCCTGAACGCCGAAGGCAGTCCCACCCCCCGTGTGCTGGTGACGTTTGTCGGCCTGTGCGTGCTGGCCCTGGTGACGTCGATTCTGTCGGACATCGGCACCAATCATGTCGGCCAGCGCATCATTGCCGGGCTGCGTAAATCCCTAGGCGAGAAAGTCCTGTTGGCCCCGATCGAACAGATCGAGCGGTACCGCAGTCATCGGCTCATTCCGGTCCTGACCCACGATGTCGACACCGTCAGCAGCTTCGCCTTTTCCTTCGCGCCGTTGGCGATTGCCTTCACCGTGACCCTGGGCTGCCTGAGCTACCTGGCTTATCTGTCGTTGCCGATGTTTGCCCTGTTGCTGGTGGCGCTGGTGATCGGCACCGTGGTGCAGTATGTGGCCAGGGCCAAGGGCATCAAGGGCTTCGAAGCTGCGCGCGAAGCTGAAGACGATCTGCAAAAGCACTACAACGCGATTGCCGCCGGCGCCAAGGAACTGCGCATTCATCGTCCGCGTCGCCAACGCATGTTCAGCCAGCGCATTGAAGGCACCGCCGACTATATCTGCGATACCCACATCCGTTCGATCAACACATTCGTGGTGGCCAAAACCTTCGGTTCGATGCTGTTCTTCGTGGTCATCGGCCTGGCACTGGCCCTGCAATCGTTCTGGCTGGGCACCGACAAAGCAGTGCTCAGCGGTTTCGTGCTCGTGTTGCTGTATATGAAAGGTCCGCTGGAATACCTGATCATCAACCTGCCGGTGGTCAGCCGCGCCAACATCGCCTTCAAGCGAATTGCCGAACTGGCAGAGCAATTCTCCTCACCGGAACCTCACCTGTTGCTGCGCGACACCGGTTCCGAGAAAAAGGCCACGGTGCAGCAGTTGCAAATGAACGACGTGCACTATGCCTTCCCGGCCGTCAAAGGCAGCGCCGCGTTCGAACTCGGCCCGGTCAACCTGACGATTGCCCAAGGTGAAATCGTGTTCATCGTCGGCGAAAACGGCGGTGGCAAAACCACCCTGATCAAACTGCTGCTGGGGCTCTACGCACCGCAGCGCGGTGAAGTGTGCGTCGATGGCAAGGTCGTCGATGCCAAGGGACGCGACGACTACCGCCAGTTGTTCACCACTATTTTCGCCGACTACTACTTGTTCGATGAATTGGTGCAAGGGGACCAACAGGTGCCGGAAGACGCCAACCGTTACCTCGAACGCCTGGAGATCGCGCACAAGGTCAGCATTCAGGATGGTGCCTTCAGCACCACGGATTTGTCCACCGGCCAGCGCAAGCGTCTGGCCCTGCTCAATGCCTGGCTGGAAGAACGCCCGGTGCTGGTGTTCGACGAGTGGGCGGCCGACCAGGACCCGGCCTTCCGGCGCATCTTCTACACCGAGCTGTTGCCGGAACTCAAATACCTGGGCAAGACCATCATCGTCATTTCCCACGACGACCGTTACTTCGATGTCGCCGACCAATTGGTGCGGATGGAAGGCGGCAAGCTCGTCGCACAAAAGAAACCGTTGACGACTGCCTGA
- a CDS encoding formylglycine-generating enzyme family protein: MNSELRSFPLKTLPALAFAAVVAGLLPGAAQAAAPAQPGKVFKDCKDCPEMVVLPTGTFTMGTPDNEVGREPDEGPLHPVTFAKPLAISRFQVLAGEWDAYLRDSGYVMPDGDTRPGRECKAGVPRYERTARHPAVCMDFPEVNAYVAWLSKKTGKHYRLVSESLREYAARAGSSGPFPFPFDEGKEYSIAKHANTYGAADGYNFTSPAGSFPANAFGVYDMHGNVYEWTADCYNDNYVGAPSDGSAWLTGECTARRIRGNDWGEAPVFSRSGNRNATYPDTRGDWIGFRVARDL; encoded by the coding sequence ATGAACAGTGAGCTGCGTAGCTTTCCCCTGAAGACGCTCCCCGCACTGGCCTTCGCCGCCGTGGTTGCAGGCCTGTTGCCGGGCGCTGCTCAGGCTGCCGCACCCGCCCAGCCCGGCAAGGTGTTCAAGGACTGCAAGGACTGCCCGGAGATGGTCGTGCTACCCACCGGGACCTTCACCATGGGCACCCCGGACAATGAAGTGGGCCGCGAGCCCGACGAAGGTCCGTTGCACCCGGTGACCTTCGCCAAACCGCTGGCCATCAGCCGCTTTCAGGTGCTGGCCGGCGAGTGGGACGCGTACCTGCGCGACAGCGGTTACGTCATGCCCGACGGCGACACCCGGCCGGGCCGCGAGTGCAAGGCCGGCGTGCCGCGCTATGAACGCACGGCCAGGCATCCGGCGGTGTGCATGGACTTCCCCGAGGTCAATGCCTACGTGGCCTGGCTCTCGAAGAAGACCGGCAAGCACTATCGGCTGGTCAGCGAATCGCTGCGTGAGTATGCCGCCCGCGCAGGCAGCAGCGGCCCGTTCCCCTTCCCGTTCGATGAAGGCAAGGAATACAGCATCGCCAAGCACGCCAACACCTACGGCGCCGCCGATGGCTACAACTTCACCTCACCGGCGGGCAGTTTCCCGGCCAACGCCTTCGGCGTGTACGACATGCACGGCAACGTCTATGAGTGGACCGCCGATTGCTACAACGACAACTACGTCGGTGCACCGAGCGATGGCAGCGCGTGGTTGACCGGCGAATGCACCGCCCGGCGCATTCGCGGCAATGACTGGGGTGAAGCGCCGGTGTTCTCGCGTTCGGGCAACCGTAATGCCACCTACCCCGACACCCGTGGCGACTGGATCGGTTTTCGCGTCGCGCGAGACCTGTGA
- a CDS encoding aminotransferase class V-fold PLP-dependent enzyme yields MSDRRTFLKQAGILAAGLPLTAGLGNVASATPAATPPGDKWAQLRQLFDQDPDYLHFSNFLITSHPTPVREAIEMHRAALDKNPGLAMDWDLGVIEQREEEVRVWAGRYLQANAKQIALTGSTTEGLAMIYGGVHVRPDQEILTTAHEHYATHTILDLRTQRDGTRVRKIRLFKDPQTVSKAEILASIEQNIKPETRVLGLTWVHSGSGVKLPIADIGALVDKHNRNRADHDRIIYLVDGVHGFGVEDLSFPAMNCDFFIAGTHKWLFGPRGTGIVCSRSEEVKYVTPIIPTFSEATAFSTTMTPGGYHSFEHRWALNEAFKLHLQLGKADVQTRIHALNSYMKKRLQAHSQIELVTPLSPELSSGFSFFRVKGQSSEKIAAWLMQNRVIADAVERDVGPVIRTAPGLLNTEAEVDRFIALLGKQL; encoded by the coding sequence ATGAGCGATCGTCGCACCTTTCTGAAACAGGCCGGGATCCTCGCCGCCGGCCTGCCCTTGACGGCCGGCCTGGGCAACGTCGCCAGCGCCACGCCAGCGGCCACGCCGCCTGGGGACAAATGGGCGCAACTGCGGCAGCTGTTCGACCAGGATCCGGACTACCTGCACTTCTCCAATTTTCTGATCACCTCGCACCCGACGCCAGTGCGTGAAGCGATCGAGATGCACCGCGCCGCCCTCGATAAAAACCCCGGGCTGGCGATGGACTGGGACCTGGGTGTGATCGAGCAGCGTGAAGAAGAGGTGCGTGTCTGGGCCGGTCGTTACCTGCAAGCCAATGCCAAACAGATCGCGCTGACCGGCAGCACCACCGAAGGCCTGGCGATGATTTACGGCGGCGTTCATGTACGCCCGGATCAGGAAATCCTCACCACCGCCCACGAGCATTACGCGACCCACACCATTCTCGATCTACGTACCCAACGGGACGGCACGCGGGTGCGCAAGATCAGGTTGTTCAAGGATCCGCAGACGGTGTCCAAAGCCGAGATCCTGGCCTCGATCGAGCAGAACATCAAACCCGAAACCCGCGTGCTAGGCCTGACCTGGGTGCACTCCGGCAGTGGCGTGAAACTGCCGATCGCCGACATCGGCGCGCTGGTGGACAAGCACAACCGCAATCGCGCCGACCACGACCGCATTATTTACCTGGTCGACGGCGTGCATGGCTTTGGTGTGGAGGACTTGAGTTTTCCCGCCATGAACTGCGACTTCTTCATCGCCGGCACCCACAAATGGCTATTCGGCCCCCGTGGCACGGGCATCGTTTGCAGCCGCAGTGAAGAGGTCAAATACGTCACGCCAATCATCCCGACCTTCTCCGAAGCCACGGCGTTCTCCACCACCATGACCCCGGGTGGCTACCACTCGTTCGAGCACCGCTGGGCGTTGAACGAAGCCTTCAAGCTGCATTTGCAATTGGGCAAGGCCGATGTTCAGACGCGTATCCATGCGCTGAACAGCTATATGAAAAAACGCCTGCAAGCGCACTCGCAGATCGAACTGGTCACGCCTCTGAGCCCCGAGCTGTCGTCCGGCTTCAGCTTCTTCCGGGTCAAGGGCCAAAGCAGCGAAAAGATCGCCGCCTGGCTGATGCAAAACCGCGTGATCGCCGATGCCGTGGAACGCGACGTCGGCCCGGTGATCCGCACGGCGCCGGGGCTGCTCAACACTGAAGCTGAAGTCGACCGCTTCATCGCGTTGCTCGGCAAACAGCTCTGA
- the pvdM gene encoding pyoverdine-tailoring dipeptidase-like protein PvdM: protein MTKPRSKKALYIGLPLALAISAGASFAVWYYGFKDNPGYPIKVMQQADELHQRMLSFDSHISLMQNFGTQGNEADKDGKGQFDLIKANRGRLSGAALTIFGWPELWNGANAPHKPTAGFVEEARNQQEIRYKIISGMVRDFPNQVAIAYTPDDFRRLHGEGKFAIFISLLNAYPLGHDLNLLDLWTARGMRMFGFSYIGNNDWADSSRPLPFFNDSPDALDGLSDLGKQAVHRLNDLGVIIDVSQMSTKALEQVAQLSRTPMVASHSAPRAMVDIPRNLSDKEMQLIKNSGGVVQVVAFSQYLRPLTQTTQDKLNELRKAFDLPPLPNLAVALMPGDPVIAAWPEKKFGQYASRLYAILEEEPKATLKDLGDAIDYTVRKIGIDHVGISSDFNEGGGVKGWENVGDIRNVTAELISRGYSEADIAKLWGGNFLRVWDQVQKAAKPALISQQGTSTP from the coding sequence ATGACAAAACCACGTTCGAAAAAGGCTCTCTATATCGGCCTGCCGCTGGCCCTGGCGATCAGTGCCGGCGCCAGCTTCGCGGTCTGGTATTACGGGTTCAAGGACAACCCCGGTTACCCGATCAAGGTCATGCAACAGGCCGACGAGTTGCACCAGCGCATGCTCTCCTTCGACAGCCACATCAGCCTGATGCAGAACTTCGGCACCCAGGGCAACGAAGCCGACAAGGACGGCAAAGGCCAGTTCGACCTGATCAAAGCCAACCGCGGACGCCTGTCCGGCGCGGCCCTGACGATTTTCGGCTGGCCGGAACTGTGGAATGGCGCCAACGCACCGCACAAGCCCACCGCCGGTTTTGTCGAAGAGGCACGCAACCAGCAGGAGATCCGCTACAAGATTATTTCCGGGATGGTCCGCGACTTTCCCAATCAGGTTGCCATTGCCTACACCCCCGACGATTTCCGTCGTTTGCACGGTGAAGGCAAGTTCGCGATTTTCATCAGCCTGCTCAATGCCTACCCGCTGGGCCACGACCTGAACCTGCTGGACCTGTGGACCGCACGCGGCATGCGCATGTTCGGCTTCAGCTACATCGGCAATAACGACTGGGCCGACTCTTCGCGCCCCTTGCCGTTTTTCAACGATTCGCCCGATGCCCTCGACGGCCTCTCGGACCTGGGCAAGCAAGCGGTGCATCGCTTGAATGACCTGGGCGTGATCATCGACGTGTCGCAAATGTCGACCAAGGCCCTGGAGCAAGTCGCGCAATTGAGCCGCACGCCGATGGTCGCCTCGCATTCGGCGCCGCGGGCGATGGTCGATATCCCGCGCAATCTCAGCGACAAGGAAATGCAGCTGATCAAGAACAGTGGCGGCGTGGTGCAGGTGGTCGCCTTCTCTCAATACCTGCGACCGCTGACCCAGACCACCCAGGACAAACTCAACGAACTGCGCAAAGCGTTCGACCTGCCGCCCCTGCCGAACCTCGCCGTGGCATTGATGCCGGGTGATCCGGTCATCGCGGCCTGGCCTGAGAAAAAATTCGGCCAGTACGCCAGCCGTCTCTACGCGATTCTTGAAGAAGAACCCAAAGCCACCCTCAAGGACCTCGGTGACGCCATCGATTACACGGTGCGCAAAATCGGTATTGACCATGTCGGCATCAGCTCCGACTTCAACGAAGGGGGCGGCGTCAAAGGCTGGGAAAACGTCGGTGATATTCGCAACGTCACGGCGGAGCTGATCTCGCGCGGCTACTCCGAAGCAGACATTGCCAAGCTCTGGGGCGGCAACTTCCTGCGGGTCTGGGACCAGGTGCAGAAAGCCGCCAAGCCAGCGCTGATTTCACAACAAGGCACGAGCACACCATGA
- a CDS encoding PvdJ/PvdD/PvdP-like protein — MTISRRWFMAGLALTGAAVPAAFYGHREWTKPDPTITPGEATVDLADTAGQQLANSLRGIWDIRFEGSQTGFDGLPPHGLELFLDIAQRGRGLRGCLDTAQQLRSAAEPRYRVIGDLVSPDPGKLYWRLVDRQSANGAPAYELAVTLDEVWADFGNAGSGTLSGRILRLDRPLGLPELDNRFVARKRLFPEARERIGLNPPLLAWLISPEHRLFHQLWHATRDKWHTLSKDQQGALRGIGWQPGPRGNERDARGPRKDRNGSGVDFFFMHRHMLGTARSMQDLPSWSSFPMPQPELERDRQGFARYFDNHDGTALPPTWLAAEDTEYTRWVSDIKTAETYHSNFQVWESRYRDPRYLSKLTLGQFGSEVELGLHDWLHMRWASVPRDPSNGQPVPFARDPADFAARWYAPENDFLGDPFSSHVNPVFWHFHGWIDDRLEDWFHAHERFHPGEVSRLEVNGVPWFAPGRWVEVDDPWLGPSTHGCSTTPGLQVGKSVEMDPETMKLALRITFGTDEKKLADLFRRVPQRPWYARNLKVKPITR; from the coding sequence ATGACGATTTCTCGACGATGGTTCATGGCAGGCCTGGCGCTGACCGGCGCTGCCGTGCCTGCGGCTTTTTATGGGCATCGTGAATGGACGAAGCCGGACCCGACGATCACCCCCGGCGAAGCGACGGTCGACCTGGCGGATACCGCAGGTCAGCAGTTGGCGAACTCGTTGCGCGGCATCTGGGATATCCGCTTCGAAGGTTCGCAAACGGGCTTCGACGGTTTACCGCCGCACGGGCTGGAACTGTTCCTCGACATCGCCCAGCGCGGCCGTGGCCTGCGCGGCTGCCTCGATACCGCACAGCAGTTACGCAGCGCAGCCGAGCCGCGTTACCGGGTGATCGGCGATCTGGTGTCGCCTGATCCCGGCAAGCTGTACTGGCGTCTGGTCGATCGGCAATCGGCCAACGGCGCGCCGGCTTATGAGCTGGCGGTCACGCTCGATGAGGTCTGGGCCGATTTCGGCAATGCTGGCAGTGGCACGCTCAGCGGGCGGATCCTGCGTCTGGATCGCCCGCTCGGTTTGCCGGAACTGGACAATCGCTTTGTCGCGCGCAAACGGCTGTTTCCCGAAGCCCGCGAGCGTATCGGTCTGAATCCGCCGTTGCTGGCGTGGCTGATTTCCCCCGAACACCGCTTGTTCCACCAGCTCTGGCACGCCACGCGAGACAAATGGCACACACTCTCCAAAGACCAACAAGGAGCCTTGCGCGGCATCGGCTGGCAGCCGGGCCCGCGGGGCAATGAGCGCGATGCCCGAGGGCCGCGTAAAGACCGTAATGGCTCAGGCGTCGACTTTTTCTTCATGCACCGGCACATGCTTGGCACGGCGCGTTCGATGCAGGACCTGCCGTCCTGGTCGAGCTTCCCGATGCCGCAACCGGAACTTGAACGCGACCGTCAGGGCTTCGCCCGCTATTTCGACAATCACGATGGCACGGCGCTGCCGCCTACCTGGCTGGCCGCCGAAGACACCGAGTACACCCGGTGGGTCAGCGACATCAAGACTGCCGAGACCTACCACAGCAATTTTCAGGTGTGGGAATCCCGTTACCGCGACCCGCGTTATCTGTCGAAGCTGACCCTGGGGCAGTTCGGTTCCGAGGTCGAACTGGGCCTGCACGACTGGCTGCACATGCGCTGGGCTTCGGTGCCACGCGATCCGTCCAATGGTCAGCCAGTGCCTTTCGCCCGGGATCCGGCGGACTTTGCCGCGCGTTGGTATGCGCCGGAAAACGACTTTCTCGGTGACCCGTTTTCATCCCACGTGAACCCGGTGTTCTGGCACTTCCACGGCTGGATCGACGATCGTCTGGAAGACTGGTTCCACGCCCACGAGCGTTTCCATCCGGGGGAGGTCAGTCGGCTTGAGGTCAACGGCGTGCCCTGGTTCGCCCCGGGGCGCTGGGTTGAAGTGGATGATCCGTGGCTCGGCCCGAGCACCCACGGTTGCAGCACCACGCCGGGATTGCAGGTCGGCAAGTCGGTGGAAATGGACCCGGAAACCATGAAGCTGGCGCTGCGCATCACCTTCGGCACTGATGAAAAGAAACTCGCGGATTTGTTCCGGCGGGTGCCGCAACGGCCGTGGTATGCGCGGAATCTGAAGGTCAAGCCGATTACCCGCTAG